From Salmo salar chromosome ssa09, Ssal_v3.1, whole genome shotgun sequence:
ATGGTGTGTATTATGATTATATAGTTTAGGAAATACCCAAAATGATTAATAATAACAATTTCACATAATGTAGAACCACGGACCTTTGGAATTTTCATATTTCTATCTAGGTACTAAATGTTATTACAATCATATAAGGGAGTGCATAAATTAGATGATGCtaaagaaaatcaaatcaaaactatCCCCATACAATCCCTCACTGCTATTACAgttgaatcatttagcagacactcttatccagagggacttacaggagcaatgagggttaagtgccttgctcaaggacacatcgacatatttttcacctagtcaggtcggggatttgaaccagcaacattCCGGTAACTGGCCCACCGCTAGTGTATATCTTCTTGCTGTATAAGCTCATAGAAATTATACAAATGTAAAACTTTAAAAGTCAAGTGACTTTGTAACAAAAACAAAGTGTATGAGTTTCCCCGGGCCTCACACAAGCTTGTTTGTATTGCAACgggaatgtataaaaaaaaatacattttgaaaactCAATATATGACATAAACCATGacataaaatatatttcatgCCAAAATATATTACTTGTGTAAGAGTTTGTTGTGTCTCATATTCCAGTTTATTGGCAAGACATAGAGAATAAGTATTGTGAAACATGATACAGGCACAGTAGGCTAATCTCCAAGGTCAATGTGTGTTGTTTTTCAGCATTTAATTAACCAATTGATTTAGCTTTGGCTCTGATTGTCCTTGACATCATGTTGACTTATTTTATTGACATGTTTTGTTTCAGAGTTCATCTTACAGCTCGCAACAGAACAACCCAAAGCAAACAACCCCCTCGTCTTCAGTACTGAGTGAAAGAGTCGAAAGCAGTGTTTTTGTAAACTGCAGGACTCATTAAATAGGccactactgtagtagtaatgcTATCTGTATGGTTGGTTAGCTCTGTGGCCTGCTAGCTCAATAAGGGTAGCCTTTCTCTGATGAGAGGGGAGAACTTGATCCTGTGCTTCAATACAACTATCCTTccctggatggagagagacacggcCACATGTCGTTTACAAAGTTAACTTCTATTACAATTACTCCCTACAAGGAAAATATAAAAGCCAAAAGAGGACTATTATCATCATgtccactggctgtccactgggaAGGGAAAAGGGATACCTATCAGTTGCATAACATTTAACCAAAACTAGTCTTCCTCATTTGCTGCTCGGGGATTCGCACATtttcgggcggcaggtagcctagtggttagggcgtggggccagtaaccaaaatgttggTAGATCGAATACCCCGACGCGACAAGgtaaaacatctgtcgttctgcccctgaacaaggcaattatccaactgtttctaggccgtcattgtaatttgttcttaactgccttgcctagttaaataaagttgaaataccttttaaaataaaaaaaaacaagcaacctttcggttactatccCAAcgccttaaccactaggctacataaaGGGATATGTGGtatatttaaaagagatcttaaaatacacctttttagctttgcttttccttagtCTTTTAGTCTTTTCCTTTTAGTCTTTTAGTCTTAGTCTTTTAGTCTTTTAGTCTTAGTCTTTTAGTTTTTATAGTTATTCTTTCGtgtttatcctcttatgtttattgtgtagtaaatatttccgtatttttttcattgtatttttttgtgtgaagCGCATTGcattcatgtctgaaatgtgctatataaataaagcttggTTTCATTTGATATGTGAGTAGTTCTGCAGTGGGTCTTGGCTAAGTTAACACAGAGTTCGCACATAATTCACTGATCATTACCCAATCGAAGGGAACAGAAAGGCACTGAATGTTACTTAATTAATTGTACATACATATGATGGTTTGTTTGGTGTGTCTGTGATTTGTATTGTATGGCCTTGGAAGATGGAAAATATAAATCTCAAACTCAAAATGCCAAGTCAAATTAGCATTGCTGTTAAGTATGGAACTGGATATGTATTTCGGTTCAGGTTTTCCAATGTTATATATTACGGTAAATATGCAGGCACTCCACTTACAAGTTATGTCATATAACAATGTAACACAACATTATAAATACAACACCATTCCATGTTGACTTTTTGCCACTATTGGATATTAGGGCTGGTGTAGACATGGGGGAAATAAGATATATGTTATAAATTGTGTATGACACAGACATATTGATCAACTGCCATGAAGATCACTACCACCCATTATGGAAAACCAGGCATAAAATGAACACCCACCAAATGCGGGTAGATGTAGGTATTGGTGGGTATgaatgtctatttcaccagccttGTCGCTGGGTGTACAATTTACAGGGCTACAGTGCAAGCATTACATTAGCGAATAAAAACTGTCTAATGTCAAGTATGAGCACATGTGCGAGTTGCCATTTATAGCAGGAAAATGCTGCAATAactgttttcaaagtatttctgctgTTATGTTTCATAGATGCTTATTGCACAAAGAAATAGGAATCCCACATCCCCAATTCACGCAGCAACACAGCTTGGCAGGGGAGCTGCGTGCACAGAGTGAAGTGCTGATAGATTCATTTTAGAAGGCGCTGCGCACAGGCATAAACGTTTGTTTCATTTACTCGAGTGTGACCTCGTGTTTCTTaactatttacattgttttgttcacaagctcGGTTGCTTTTCAACTGTAGTTTGAGTCTGCTGCTTCAACTGATAGTGAAGAAGACGCCCTAGTCTGATCCCTAATCTCACATAGTGGCCCTTAAAGGGGCAGCTGATCATTTAGTCTCATCCgatattttggttaaaagactGGTCACCAAATTGTCACAATAAAATCCTttgtgttatttttctatttgtgTATTATGTAATTATAGCGAAAAAATATTTTCGCTGGTAAAATATCTGAGTGGCTGGTAGATTTTTTCATTTACCTGCCATAGTGGCTGGTGGGCCAAAAATAACATTTTAGGCCCTGTGGAACACTATTTGAATCAAATATGGAATCCCTTTGAATTACACTTTAAAGGGGCATTCTGGGATTTGTACATCCATTTACTACACTAACAACATGGTGTGGGGCTTAAATTTAATTAATTATTTTAATTTCTAGAAAATAATTCACCATTGAATTTGTTCACCAACCCTTGCACATGAATTTGAAAAGTGGGGAACCGTGTGGGCCTAGAATGCCTAAGGATTTTTACTAaaattatatataataataataataatttattttacattttttacaataGTTTTTATGATCTTCGGATTTCATCTCTTCAGTTTGTATTGAAATGAGAAGGGTTAATACTGAAGAGAAAAAatatccaatcaggatttttctttgGTAGTCTCTGGGCAGAAAAATCGAGCTGGCTCAGCCAGCCATTGGCTAGGCCTTCAGAAACTGTACCGAAGGGCCTCTGACGTTCAATTGTATTAGAGCATAACTTTGAAGTGACAGTGGAAtgaaccaatcacattttgacttgcAACGGGTTGGACGTTTAAAAAAAGTGATGACGTGTAGACTGCTAATAGTGAAATCTGTTAGCATCACCCTTTTCTGGATTAGGCTAGCATTCAAATGTAGTTAAAATCATCTGGTGAGTGGCATTgttcgatttaaaaaaaaattgcagcTTGCTTGTTGTTAGCTATGTCTTTTAAAATAATGACTGTGATCATTGACAAtaaacattgttgcatttaaactTTAGATCACTGGCTTAGTGTGATGAGTGTGATAAAATATGTTTGCAATGTGAAATAATAGCTGGTTTGTTCATTTCATTTTGGAAATGAAATGGTTATGCTTTTGTATTGTTACGATTTCATGGGGCCTACTGGAGTGAATGGGCTGCTTATTCTTTAACATTATTTGATGTTGTGTGACTGCTACCGCCGGTCTATCAGCGGTGTCTATTGACGAAACCTTCAGTGCCATGGAGCGCACAGGTATCAAGATCGCTGCCCTTTCAGCACCAGGAGCCTGTCATCTTGGATGTGACACACTTGTTGGCGCAATTGGTGATAGTGTAATCGTGGTTTTAGGCTACCATAGGTTGTGTaaacagctctttttttgttttgCTAGTCACATTATTTTATGTTGTGTGTCACATGATGTGTCCATGccggttctgtctctctgtgtgtggcagCCGGATGCGCGGCCAGGCCTGTTTGATTCATTTATAATGTCAGCAAAAACATTGCTCCCTCCTTCACTACGAATGGTCTGACAACAGAAGATATAATGTCGCCGGGTGCATTCGGTGATGCTATgttttctgttattttcttgATTTTTGAGTTTGAATAGACCTATTTATTGTATTTGGAAGATATTTGATCCTTCTGAAGGCCTAGGTCCTATGGTTCGCCACTGAATTTCATTAGTCTACCATATTATATATTGAGCTACCTCTGCCGTGTATTGCAACGGTTCTGTATTGCAAAATGATGTAAATGCAATGGATCTCCCTTATTCCGTGTGAGAAAATATGGCTTGAGCAACTGACCCATCATTTGTACAATATGTTGTCTGAAACTCTTTGTCATTTCACTTTTAGTGAGTTATATCAGATATTTAATCTCATCGGAGGTTAGTTTAGGTTGGTAGTTTTGGGGATTCATTGTGGACAAAATTGTGTTATTTAATCGCCTTAATAACCTACAGCTGTGAAAGACAATTGTGTTGAGTTGCTTGCTGAAATATGAATGATTTGCATAACaacaataatcaaatcaaattgttttttcacatgcttcgtaaacaacaggtatatATTAACAGTGAAccgcttacgggcccttcccaacaatgcagagagagaaaaggcgaaataataaatacaaaaataacattAGGGataaaatacacaatgagtaacgatgacttggctatatacaccggGTACCAGTACggagtcgatgtgcaggctacaAGGTAGACTAATTGaggtatatatgtacatataggtagggataaagtgactaggcaacaggatagataataaacagtaacagatAATCCCATTATCATTAGGCTATAAAGACAATCGTTGATTTGTCAAAAATAaattagtgtatagtgtataggctATTAGGCTAACCAGGAATTAGGCACATAAAAATACGTATCATAAGGAATCTTTTTGAAACCACGTTTGTTTTGAATGTTTTTTTAAGTGATTGGTTGAGCTTTGCCAATTCTAAACGAAATAATTGTCATTTTGATAACTATTTTTGTTTCCTTTTAATTGAAGGTGGCAAAACAATCTCGACAGTAAATGATATATTTATTGTCACTGTCTATTTTGCCACATCAGAGGCTTCATGTATGCGCATGAATCGGAAATAATTTAATCTGTATTACTACTCTTGTGTTTGATAGCCTACCTGACGCGTTCAAGAAAACGTTATAAGAAGACTAGAAGCTTCATATCAACTTTATCATTTAGGACCCTTTTCCTGAATTTATCCACATGCGATTCAAGCGCTATTTCCAAGAAAAAGGgtgtattttgcatttttttcaaATGTCTTGCATCTGGAAAACAACACACTTTTAGCCTACCGTCAATCTAGGCCTATTAATTTCCAAAtcataaacatagatcatatgATTAGAAATAGATTTTAAAAATGTGGAAGGAGACAAAGGAAATAGAGAGGATTCAGATATGATTAATGTATATTCATTGTTCCTGTAATTATCATTCATTGGAACATATTGACAAATCAATTTAGTCAAATCCCCAAACACGTCTGTATGGTTATGAGTTGACAAATATAGCCTTGTCCTTTTATCTTATAAAGGTGACAAAACGCTGTTTCATATTACGTGTGATTTCCGTTAACTCTATGAAATATATTCTCCCCATTGATGTAGTTTCAGAATATGATTTGCTGTAAATCGTGATGATGAATACACCACTCAAATATGAGATGTCATGTCAGCTCGCGAAGTATTAACACACGCCAGAAAACTCATCAAGGCTCCTTGCTCACCACATCTTCGGGACGTTATGCGTAACAAAAACTTTAAATTAAATATAAATAGCTTACCACATAgcaataataaaagtaatatttACTATACAACTGTGCAACATCATGGCAAAATATTTCATTACTTCAGTCCACATTACATTTACACTATGTACAAGAAGTCCCAATCGAGTATGTAGCCTATTTGTGCATCCACCCCATACACTATGCAACCAACGGTCTTTTCTATTGTTTTGTGTTAGTTAGAATATTATCAGCTGTCCGAATCCACGTCACTTTTGTTTTCCTCGGTTTTCTCTGTGGGTGTTTTCATCGATTTGTTCCATTTCTGCGAGTTTTCAGACTCTTCCGAAGACGACCTTTTCTGTCTTCTCCATTTCGCTCGTCTGTTTTTGAACCACACCTATGCGAAAATAAAAGATACAATTGTTTACTTTGTATGAAATATTTGTTATACCGTGTTGTAGAGTAATTGTAAAGTAATTTGAGCTTAATATAACATATTTTGGCACTATAAAGACGTAAACGTTTGCTATTACTTTGTGCGTAACGCTTGGATAGAATATTTGCCCTTTCAACGGATGTGGATAATTGTTACAATGCGCAACGAACGTTCTTTATTGATACCTTTATTTTCGTGATATGGAGAGATCCTTCACATATATTCTGAAAATCAACGCAGCCTAATGTGTGTATAGGGAGGTAGACAGCCAGCAACACAGGGCGGTGCATGCACTCACCTCGACCTTCTCTTCCCGTAGATGCACTCTTCGCGCGAGCTGTTCCCGTGTGCCGACGTCAGGGTACTTTGTCTCCTGAAAGAGATTTTCCAGGGCCTCGAGCTGCTCGTCGGTGAAGATAGTCCGGTGTCTTCTCTTGCGTCGGCAGTGGAGCTGGTTCAGGAGCTGGAGCTCCGTCCGAGACAAGGTGCCCACGTTCATATAGGACATCATCTGGTGCGGGATGGGAGAGATGAGCATGGAGCCCGTGTGGTCATAACCTGCATGGATAAATAAACATACTAGATCAATTAGAAACATTTGTTTGTCGTCAATTAATAATTCATTTCGCAACACACCCAATAGCCTTATACAGACATCACAAATCAAGCTATTTAGACAGCAAAAACATCACCCTTACGCATGTATAATATAGACCACGCATCATCCCATGCAAATGTCTAACCAAGTTTAATATAAAATGTATTCTAGTTAATGCGTAAAAGTAAAACTGAATTAGAGTAGGCCTATACCATAGATAGACTTCTTAAATAGGGTATATGTGCCACCAAAATGACTGCATGTGTAATGTTGCGCAATGGGCGCATTCAAAACACCAACCAATTTACCTGTATCTATCATCCCCTATAGCCTAACATAATGTTTTAACTTGTACTTGTTATTACAGGCATCGTTACATTGTCCAGCACCCAAGGAACATGCAGAGCTTTAAACGTTTACTTTTGACTACAGATAGAAGTGGGAAAGGGCAACCTACCGGTTGGAATACACGGACACTGTTGCGAGCCGAGGGCTGGGATAGCGCTGCAGCAAGCAGGGCCACTGGGGCCCTGCACATGCATTTGTCCATAATAATAGTTATTATATCCTATTCTAGTCCCGTTCACCGCCTGGATGGCCGAGGGAGAAGAGCCAgtagtgtgtgagtagagtccattaTAATCGGCAGTGGTGTAGATGGAATCCGTGAGGTTCGAGAACACCACCGGGGCATTCCGATGGAGGAGCACTGAGTCCTTGCAAGTGGGTCTCCCGGCCAGGATACTGTCGATGCTAAACATACCAGCGGGCATCACCGATACGTGAAAAGGATGATAAAAAACCGCGTTGCTTTTAAAAGTCCTAAATTCGTATCGGTCAGGAAAAAGTCCGTGGAAAGTTCCTAAATCTGCGTCATAACATCGAGTTTGTTGACGTTGGCGTGTTTTTCTCGTATTGGACCAACTCCGGTTGCCGGTGGGTGCAATGAGACTAAAGCTTCACTAACTTGTTTTTGTGGTCCTCTTGAACTCCAGCCCCGTTTTATACTCGGCTGACGTCACCGACCAGTTGAGCCTGTGCTGGAGAAGCGGATGACAAGCCAAGAGCAGAGATAGGCTGGTTTTAGGGTTAGCGCACAATGATGTGAAAGGCACAGATCTGTGTATTGGGAATTCATTCAATTAAATTAATCCGTATTGTTTGCAGACGTTTGAAACAAACCACTCAACTCAGTGCAATGTCAGCCATGAGGGCTAATTGTACAATGTAGGCTAATCAGTTTAATGTCATTGTCAGCAAAATTATTCGAAAACACATTTCTTGTGAACCTATTAGTGCCAAATCAGGTGCTGCTTCCTGTAAAATATATCTGTACTAATAAATGTAACTTCTGTCTAGGCTATAGGACTACctgttttcagttcgctgcagctagcgactggaacgatctgcaacaaacactcaaactcaaaccagttttatctcaatctcttcattcaaagactcaatcatggacactctcactgacagttgtggcttctttgtgtgatgtattgttgtctctaccttcttgccctttgtgctgttgtctgtgctcaataatgtttgcaccatgttttgtgctgctaccatgttgttgtcatgttgtgttgctaacatgctgtgttgtcatgtgttgctgccatgctatgttgttgtcttaggtctctctttatgtagtgttgtgttgtctctcttgttgtgatgtgtgttttgtcctatattaatattttttatttttttttatttttaatcccagcccccgtccccgctggacgccttttgccttttggtaggccgtcattgtgaagaataatgtgttcttaactgacttgcctagttaaataaagtttaaatacaaatgaaaacatcaaaaataaataaacatccatTTGTGAAACTAATACATGTAACTTATGTCTAGGCTATAGGACTGCATCAATTTGtgaaactgtgtgtgtatgtgtctctaataATCTTCATTTTATTTACAGACCATACATGCAAAATGTGTGTCCATAAATAATCCAAATGTTCTATCACCAGATCCCAAAATACACACCACAAATAACCATTATAGGAGaggccccactctcccctccccttcccttcgCACTCTCCTTCTAGGAATATCAAAATATAGGCCTATAACATTTAATCAAATATATTCCATTGTTTATGAGGATCCGGATCTTTGACTTTGTTGCCGCATATTAGTTGGGAAACAGTCGGTCTGACACGACCGTTACATAGCTCACCACAGGAGATGGTCGAGAGGAGATTATCGCTGTTTACCCCATCAACGGAGCTATCTCGTGGGTAGGAAATCATTAACTTTAAACACCTCCGCTAACTACTACTATTCAATGAACATATTATTATCACTGTAATAAGATAACGGTCATTATCGCTTCTATTCTCCGAGTTAGagaactttaactatttgcacatcattacaacactgtatatatacataatatgacatttgatatgtctttattattttggagctTTTGTAAGggcaatgtttactgtacattttttattgtttatttcacgtttgtttattatctttttaaatttatttggcaGTGTGAACATACGTTTCGCATGCCAATAAAGCactgaaattgaattgaattgaaaacgTATTACAATTACACGGCTAATCAAATAAAATGCGCGGGTGTGAAATGAGGCGAATGTTACTTCAGAGCGCATTTTCAATTTAGTGAGAACGAAGTGAGGAGGTGGGAACGTGGTGTAGCCTAGACCCTGGGTTACCCACCTCGGTAATTTAACTCAGGCGTTATGGATTTTACAGTCAGGAGCGTGTTGATTGCATTCCAACTATCAGTGATAGACTTACGTATTGCGCAAACCCGATTTacctagaatatatatatatattgatg
This genomic window contains:
- the LOC106611271 gene encoding homeobox protein goosecoid, producing MPAGMFSIDSILAGRPTCKDSVLLHRNAPVVFSNLTDSIYTTADYNGLYSHTTGSSPSAIQAVNGTRIGYNNYYYGQMHVQGPSGPACCSAIPALGSQQCPCIPTGYDHTGSMLISPIPHQMMSYMNVGTLSRTELQLLNQLHCRRKRRHRTIFTDEQLEALENLFQETKYPDVGTREQLARRVHLREEKVEVWFKNRRAKWRRQKRSSSEESENSQKWNKSMKTPTEKTEENKSDVDSDS